A genomic segment from Nicotiana tabacum cultivar K326 chromosome 7, ASM71507v2, whole genome shotgun sequence encodes:
- the LOC107774263 gene encoding zinc finger BED domain-containing protein RICESLEEPER 2-like — MIFIASVLDPRNKFEYVEGALEELFGEKKGKKINAEVYAYMNSLFGEYLKKYSTESCPQSPSSSTSSNNTSNTPSGSVISASKIRTKLSLKKQKEDNGSGGAKSELDKYISEEQEPFSEEFDILSWWKTHAPRFPILSELARDVLEFIDS; from the exons atgatttttattgcttccgtCTTGGATCCACGTAACAAATTTGAATATGTTGAGGGAGCACTTGAAGAACTTTTTGGGgagaaaaaagggaagaaaataaatgcTGAGGTGTATGCTTATATGAATTCTTTGTTTGGAGAGTATCTAAAAAAGTATTCAACCGAATCTTGTCCTCAATCTCCATCTAGTTCTACTTCATCTAACAACACATCTAATACACCTAGTGGGAGTGTTATAAGTGCATCAAAAATAAGGACTAAGCTTAGCttgaagaaacaaaaggaagacAATGGAAGTGGGGGTGCTAAATCGGAGTTGGATAAATACATTAGTGAAGAACAAGAGCCTTTTAGTGAAGAATTTGATATCTTGAGTTGGTGGAAAACACATGCTCCTAGATTTCCTATtctttcagagttggctcgtgaTGTGTTG gagttcattgactcctaa